One Candidatus Ornithobacterium hominis genomic region harbors:
- the groL gene encoding chaperonin GroEL (60 kDa chaperone family; promotes refolding of misfolded polypeptides especially under stressful conditions; forms two stacked rings of heptamers to form a barrel-shaped 14mer; ends can be capped by GroES; misfolded proteins enter the barrel where they are refolded when GroES binds), with the protein MAKDIKFNIESRDKLKKGVDTLADAVKVTLGPKGRNVVLAKSFGAPHVTKDGVSVAKEIELEDPIENMGAQMVKEVASKTNDLAGDGTTTATVLAQAIVREGLKNVAAGANPMDLKRGIDKAVEIIVEDLKKQSTEVGDSSDKIKQVASISSNNDEKIGELISEAFSKVGKEGVITVEEAKGTDTYVDVVEGMQFDRGYQSPYFVTNSEKMTAELENPYILLVEKKVSSMKDLLPVLEPVAQQGKPLLIISEEVEGEALATLVVNKLRGSLKIAAVKAPGFGDRRKAMLEDIAILTGGTVISEERGYTLEAATLDMLGTAEKVSIDKDNTTIVNGSGDEEQIKARVNQIKSQIETTTSDYDREKLQERLAKLAGGVAVLYVGAASEVEMKEKKDRVDDALHATRAAVEEGIVAGGGVALVRAVNALEALNADNQDEKTGIKIVKRAIEEPLRQIVANAGGEGSVVVAKIKENKDDYGYNAKTDEYVNMLEAGIIDPTKVTRVALENAASVAGMLVTTEAVVYDIPNENEGGMPAGMPGMGGGMPGMM; encoded by the coding sequence ATGGCAAAAGATATTAAATTCAATATTGAATCAAGAGATAAATTAAAAAAAGGGGTTGATACTTTAGCTGATGCAGTGAAGGTAACTTTGGGCCCAAAAGGTAGAAACGTTGTATTAGCAAAATCATTTGGGGCTCCACATGTAACTAAAGATGGCGTTTCTGTAGCAAAAGAAATCGAATTAGAAGACCCTATTGAAAACATGGGCGCGCAGATGGTAAAAGAAGTTGCTTCCAAAACCAATGACTTAGCTGGTGACGGAACTACGACTGCTACAGTTTTGGCTCAAGCCATCGTGCGTGAAGGATTGAAAAACGTAGCTGCTGGCGCTAACCCAATGGATTTGAAACGTGGCATAGATAAAGCGGTGGAAATCATCGTAGAAGATTTGAAAAAACAATCTACCGAAGTAGGTGATAGTTCAGATAAAATTAAGCAAGTAGCTTCTATTTCATCTAATAATGATGAGAAAATTGGTGAATTGATTTCTGAAGCTTTCAGTAAAGTAGGTAAAGAAGGAGTCATCACAGTAGAAGAAGCTAAAGGTACTGATACTTATGTAGATGTGGTAGAAGGTATGCAGTTTGATAGAGGTTATCAATCACCTTATTTTGTGACTAATTCAGAGAAAATGACAGCAGAATTAGAAAATCCTTATATTCTCTTGGTAGAGAAAAAGGTTTCTAGTATGAAGGATTTATTACCTGTCTTAGAGCCAGTTGCTCAGCAAGGCAAGCCACTTTTGATTATTTCTGAAGAAGTTGAGGGTGAAGCTTTAGCTACATTGGTTGTCAACAAGTTGAGAGGTTCATTAAAAATTGCTGCGGTGAAAGCTCCAGGTTTTGGCGACAGAAGAAAAGCAATGCTAGAAGATATTGCTATTTTGACAGGCGGTACAGTAATTTCAGAGGAAAGAGGTTATACTCTAGAAGCTGCAACTTTAGATATGCTAGGAACTGCTGAAAAAGTTTCTATCGATAAAGATAATACAACCATCGTAAACGGTTCTGGCGATGAGGAACAAATCAAGGCAAGAGTTAACCAAATTAAATCTCAAATTGAAACAACAACTTCTGATTACGACAGAGAAAAACTCCAAGAAAGATTAGCTAAATTGGCTGGCGGTGTTGCCGTACTTTACGTAGGTGCAGCTTCTGAAGTTGAAATGAAAGAAAAGAAAGATCGTGTAGATGATGCTTTACATGCTACAAGAGCTGCTGTAGAAGAAGGAATCGTAGCTGGTGGTGGTGTTGCTTTGGTTCGCGCAGTCAATGCTTTAGAAGCTTTGAATGCTGATAATCAAGACGAGAAAACTGGTATCAAAATCGTAAAAAGAGCGATTGAAGAGCCGTTGAGACAAATTGTTGCCAATGCGGGAGGTGAAGGTTCTGTGGTTGTAGCTAAAATCAAAGAAAATAAAGATGATTATGGCTACAATGCTAAAACCGATGAGTATGTAAATATGCTAGAGGCTGGAATCATAGACCCTACAAAAGTAACTAGAGTTGCTTTAGAAAACGCAGCGTCAGTAGCTGGAATGTTGGTAACGACAGAAGCCGTAGTTTATGACATCCCAAATGAAAACGAAGGTGGAATGCCAGCAGGTATGCCAGGCATGGGTGGCGGAATGCCAGGAATGATGTAA
- a CDS encoding reprolysin-like metallopeptidase — protein MRKSLILFIFLFFSAIHAQEYWQAIAAHSNKNQPLLQLNLSAFHQALEKGEVYIPVENEFSHYKITETSNFEDKLAEKYPKIKAYEGYDIQHPEHKIFISSSPQKISASLVKNGKILSLKKNKNGLYSEEILSLEKKFTCLTANAHFPHQLQASAAANDQKLRTYRIAISANGEYTQYFGGTKEKALEAINQTLTNINALYQTELSVRFILVNNNDKIIFTKPESDPYSDASTGSKGKWLDEVQQIISLYIGEENYDLGHLFAGEGDVGQAGCIGCIGVDGEKAKAFTAASNKKPEGARFDIDFVSHEIGHQLGATHTFSHYEGFDTNFEPGSGTTIMGYAGLEGFPMDAQSHSDPYFHFISIQQMSENLKQKNVGSLLPIQNPPPRVDAGKDYTIPAGTPFKLTGEAQGSDSKNLTFAWEQADGTTLRKFHFAQAYEKTGPLFRSYPPNTNNFRYFPSLPLILEQRFDDNFESLPQVTRELNFNLIVRDNEHFGQNNSDAIKIFVQKEDKAFSIVSSNNFQLQPGSNFQLRWYIANTNQAPYNTKFVNILWSIDGGKSFEILAHNQPNNGRFDFRLPEGVLSEKVYFMVEAIGNIFFAVSPAYSLGYTSEKVCKKYTFNTFPMPIPDGESAAKFGPPATASLNISDKFKIKEAQVGVDVSHPYIGDLKIVLTAPNAQQIVLYNQQCTNQQVLSLEFSDFAENADCQNLNASIRPAQRLDFLRNLKAEGNWKIEFFDASKKDTGLVKNAYLNLCDFSYQKMNLDAIEDKVVQIHPNPAKDFIIFQGLENSKYHYFIYNRVGQVVKSGSNQNKQLDIHFLSPDLYYIVVQQKNQTYYFKLMKK, from the coding sequence GAATTCAGCCATTACAAAATCACAGAAACATCTAATTTTGAAGATAAATTAGCTGAAAAATACCCCAAGATCAAAGCTTATGAAGGCTATGACATTCAGCATCCCGAACATAAAATTTTCATCAGTTCTTCGCCACAAAAAATTTCAGCCAGTTTGGTGAAAAATGGGAAAATTTTAAGCCTTAAAAAAAATAAAAATGGTCTTTATTCTGAAGAAATTTTAAGCCTTGAAAAAAAATTCACTTGCCTGACAGCGAATGCTCATTTTCCGCATCAACTTCAGGCTTCTGCCGCGGCCAATGACCAGAAATTGAGAACGTATCGTATCGCTATTTCTGCCAACGGCGAATACACACAATATTTTGGCGGCACTAAAGAAAAGGCTTTAGAAGCTATAAATCAAACACTTACCAATATCAATGCTCTCTACCAGACTGAGCTCTCCGTTCGTTTCATTTTGGTGAACAATAATGACAAAATCATTTTTACCAAACCTGAATCTGACCCCTACAGCGATGCGTCTACTGGGTCTAAGGGAAAATGGCTCGATGAAGTTCAGCAAATCATTTCACTATATATTGGCGAAGAAAACTATGATTTAGGGCATCTATTTGCTGGTGAAGGAGATGTGGGGCAAGCAGGTTGCATCGGTTGCATTGGCGTAGATGGTGAAAAAGCTAAAGCCTTTACTGCTGCATCTAATAAAAAACCTGAAGGGGCTCGTTTTGATATTGATTTTGTTTCTCATGAAATCGGACATCAACTGGGGGCTACTCACACTTTTTCTCATTATGAAGGATTCGATACCAATTTTGAGCCTGGCAGCGGAACCACTATTATGGGCTATGCTGGTTTAGAGGGCTTCCCAATGGATGCTCAATCTCACAGCGACCCTTATTTCCATTTCATCAGCATACAGCAAATGAGCGAAAATCTAAAACAAAAAAATGTAGGCTCCCTCTTGCCAATTCAAAATCCTCCGCCAAGGGTTGATGCTGGAAAAGACTATACAATCCCAGCTGGAACGCCTTTCAAATTAACAGGTGAGGCACAGGGTTCTGATTCTAAAAATTTAACTTTCGCTTGGGAACAAGCCGATGGGACTACACTACGAAAATTTCATTTTGCTCAGGCTTATGAAAAAACAGGACCACTCTTTAGAAGTTACCCCCCGAATACAAATAATTTCAGGTATTTTCCTTCTCTTCCACTGATTTTAGAGCAGCGTTTTGATGATAATTTTGAGAGTTTACCGCAAGTTACTCGAGAATTAAATTTTAATTTAATTGTAAGAGATAATGAACATTTTGGTCAAAATAATTCTGATGCGATTAAAATTTTTGTTCAAAAAGAAGATAAAGCGTTCAGCATCGTTAGTTCAAATAATTTTCAACTACAGCCTGGCTCCAATTTTCAGCTTCGGTGGTATATAGCCAACACCAATCAGGCTCCCTACAACACTAAATTTGTAAATATTTTGTGGAGTATTGATGGTGGAAAGAGTTTTGAAATTTTGGCCCATAACCAACCCAACAATGGCCGTTTTGATTTTCGTCTCCCCGAAGGTGTTTTGAGTGAAAAAGTTTACTTTATGGTAGAAGCCATAGGCAACATCTTTTTTGCAGTAAGCCCGGCCTATAGTTTAGGCTACACGAGTGAAAAAGTTTGTAAAAAATATACATTTAACACTTTCCCCATGCCGATTCCTGATGGTGAAAGTGCTGCGAAATTTGGTCCGCCAGCTACGGCAAGTTTAAACATTAGTGATAAATTTAAAATCAAAGAAGCTCAAGTAGGTGTAGACGTTTCACATCCTTACATTGGAGATTTGAAAATTGTCTTGACAGCACCCAACGCTCAGCAAATTGTTTTATACAATCAGCAATGCACCAATCAACAAGTTTTATCGCTTGAATTCTCTGATTTTGCAGAAAATGCTGATTGTCAAAATTTAAATGCTTCCATTAGACCTGCACAACGTCTTGATTTTTTAAGAAATTTAAAGGCTGAAGGAAATTGGAAAATAGAATTTTTTGATGCTAGCAAAAAAGACACGGGGTTGGTGAAAAATGCTTATTTAAATTTGTGTGATTTTAGTTATCAAAAAATGAATTTGGACGCTATAGAAGATAAAGTTGTTCAGATTCATCCCAATCCAGCTAAAGATTTCATTATTTTTCAAGGCTTAGAAAATTCAAAGTACCATTATTTTATCTACAATCGTGTTGGGCAAGTTGTGAAGTCTGGCTCAAATCAAAACAAACAACTAGACATTCATTTTCTATCACCCGATTTATATTACATCGTGGTGCAACAAAAAAACCAAACATATTACTTCAAACTCATGAAAAAGTAG
- a CDS encoding co-chaperone GroES, with translation MSELNIKPLADRVVVKPLPAETKTASGIIIPDSAKEKPQEGEVVAVGSGKKEEPMTLKVGDKVLYGKYAGTELKLNGEDYLIMRESDVLAVV, from the coding sequence ATGAGCGAATTAAACATTAAACCGTTAGCAGACCGTGTAGTGGTAAAACCATTACCTGCAGAAACAAAAACCGCATCGGGTATCATCATTCCAGATTCAGCTAAAGAAAAACCACAAGAAGGTGAAGTGGTAGCTGTAGGATCAGGTAAAAAAGAAGAGCCTATGACTTTGAAAGTTGGTGATAAAGTTTTGTATGGTAAATATGCTGGTACGGAGCTTAAACTAAATGGTGAAGATTATTTAATCATGAGAGAGTCTGATGTTTTGGCAGTAGTGTAA